Proteins from a genomic interval of Nocardioides jishulii:
- a CDS encoding SDR family NAD(P)-dependent oxidoreductase, whose translation MTTRTIVITGASDGIGTAAARRLKSRGEHVVLVGRDPGKTEAVARELDAPFHVADYAELDQVRRLAAELYDYPRIDVLANNAGGIMGARTLTVDGFEKTFQVNHLGGFLLTHLLLPKLVSSQAHVIQTSSQAARAFSAFSLDDLQNERDYSPHQAYGNGKLANILFTRELHRRYATHGLAAAAFHPGVVGTNFANDTGTFLRFVYHTPIVKNLVTISPDKGAEQLVWLAKGAPGTDWEPGVYYEKKRPARSSRQADGAALATRLWEESARMVGVDPEGPSGL comes from the coding sequence ATGACCACCAGGACCATCGTCATCACCGGCGCCAGCGACGGCATCGGCACCGCGGCAGCACGCCGGCTGAAGTCCCGGGGCGAGCACGTCGTCCTCGTGGGTCGCGACCCGGGCAAGACCGAGGCGGTGGCCCGGGAGCTCGACGCCCCCTTCCACGTCGCCGACTACGCCGAGCTCGACCAGGTGCGCCGGCTCGCGGCCGAGCTCTACGACTATCCGCGCATCGACGTGCTCGCCAACAACGCCGGCGGCATCATGGGCGCCCGCACGCTGACCGTCGACGGCTTCGAGAAGACCTTCCAGGTCAACCACCTCGGCGGGTTCCTGCTGACCCACCTACTGCTGCCCAAGCTGGTCTCCAGCCAGGCCCACGTCATCCAGACGTCCAGCCAGGCGGCGCGGGCCTTCAGCGCCTTCTCCCTCGACGACCTGCAGAACGAGCGCGACTACTCGCCGCACCAGGCGTACGGCAACGGCAAGCTCGCCAACATCCTCTTCACCCGCGAGCTGCACCGCCGGTACGCCACCCACGGCCTCGCCGCTGCGGCGTTCCATCCCGGCGTGGTCGGTACCAACTTCGCCAACGACACCGGCACCTTCCTGCGGTTCGTCTACCACACGCCGATCGTGAAGAACCTCGTCACGATCTCGCCCGACAAGGGAGCCGAGCAGCTGGTCTGGCTCGCGAAGGGTGCCCCCGGCACCGACTGGGAACCAGGCGTCTACTACGAGAAGAAGAGGCCCGCCAGGTCGAGCCGTCAGGCCGACGGCGCCGCGCTCGCCACCCGGCTCTGGGAGGAGTCCGCCCGCATGGTCGGGGTGGACCCGGAGGGCCCCAGCGGCCTCTGA
- the glsA gene encoding glutaminase A, which yields MTPGSDESKQRVATGLLPGRDEVDEAVAAAYEESRNVEGGDLADHIPSLAEADPELFGVCLAGVDGSIHEAGDADVEFTIQSISKAFVYALVSQARGHEVVRERVGVNNTGLPFHSVMALELNDGHPLNPMVNAGALATTSLVPGETPDEQWHAIRTGLSAFAGRPLDFDEEVHRSEQATNQRNRAIALLLESHGRLDDPMDTAELFTKQCSLRVSAHDLAVMGATLADGGTNPVTGERVVSAEVSRDTLALLATTGMYERSGEWLFRIGLPGKSGVSGGIVTIAPGKGGIGAFSPRLDSAGNSVRSEQFTAHLSRALGLNIFASDSYVPED from the coding sequence ATGACCCCAGGGAGCGACGAGAGCAAGCAGCGCGTGGCCACCGGGCTCCTCCCCGGCCGCGACGAGGTCGACGAGGCCGTGGCGGCGGCGTACGAGGAGAGCCGGAACGTCGAGGGCGGTGACCTCGCCGACCACATCCCTTCCCTGGCCGAGGCCGATCCCGAGCTCTTCGGCGTCTGCCTGGCCGGGGTCGACGGCAGCATCCACGAGGCGGGTGACGCCGACGTCGAGTTCACGATCCAGTCGATCTCCAAGGCGTTCGTCTATGCCCTCGTCAGTCAGGCCCGGGGCCACGAGGTCGTCCGCGAGCGGGTGGGGGTCAACAACACCGGACTTCCCTTCCACTCCGTCATGGCGCTCGAGCTCAACGACGGCCACCCCCTCAACCCGATGGTCAACGCCGGAGCCCTGGCCACCACCTCGCTCGTGCCCGGTGAGACCCCGGACGAACAGTGGCACGCCATCCGGACCGGCCTCTCGGCCTTCGCCGGTCGGCCCCTCGACTTCGACGAGGAGGTCCACCGTTCCGAGCAGGCGACCAACCAGCGCAACCGGGCGATCGCCCTCCTGCTCGAGAGCCACGGGCGCCTGGACGACCCGATGGACACGGCCGAGCTCTTCACCAAGCAGTGCTCGTTGCGGGTGAGCGCGCACGACCTCGCCGTCATGGGCGCCACCCTCGCCGACGGCGGCACCAACCCGGTCACCGGCGAGCGGGTGGTGTCGGCGGAGGTCAGCCGCGACACCCTCGCACTGCTGGCCACGACCGGCATGTACGAGCGCTCCGGCGAGTGGCTCTTCCGCATTGGCCTGCCCGGCAAGTCGGGCGTCTCCGGCGGGATCGTGACCATCGCGCCCGGCAAGGGCGGCATCGGCGCGTTCTCCCCGCGGCTGGACAGCGCCGGCAACAGTGTCCGGAGTGAGCAGTTCACCGCGCACCTGTCCCGAGCTCTCGGCCTCAACATCTTCGCCTCCGACTCCTACGTCCCCGAGGACTGA
- a CDS encoding DUF4389 domain-containing protein, which produces MTTDPRTATYPLRLEGILDERTSRALWLVKWLLLIPHYVVLFFLWLTFSVFTVMAFFAILVTGRYPRALFDFNVGVLRWSWRVGFYGYSALATDRYPPFSLRDDASYPARLVLQRPEHLSRGLVLVKWWLLAIPHYLVVGLFVGVGSYSTNSDVPWTPQAGLIWLLALVAAVVLLFRRRYPPRIFDFVMGLNRWVYRLAAYVMLMTDRYPPFALDQGGAEPGPEHVADTGTAAAGTAAAGTAVAGTAAAGPEGVTGESNPQPSPSSQPVEGEHAGERTKDWTAGKVASAVIGSVAVVTSLALFLGGTALAAVDVALEDDDGFLMSDDKALTSSAAAITSENLDLGDGPESFLPETILGETKLEVRSLTGNEVFVGVGPTDAVRRYLADVPHDTFIDLHDGRPVYRHHPGTFLPAPPQSQDFWDAAVSGSGPLDLTWKPSGGDWTFVVMNADTRPAIAVDASVGAKLPILATIGASLYAAAAVCLLLGIILIAIPLVLLSRRRRT; this is translated from the coding sequence ATGACCACGGACCCACGCACCGCGACCTACCCCCTGCGTCTCGAAGGGATCTTGGACGAGCGGACGAGCAGGGCGCTCTGGCTGGTGAAGTGGCTCCTGCTGATCCCGCACTACGTCGTGCTCTTCTTCCTGTGGCTGACGTTCAGCGTGTTCACCGTCATGGCCTTCTTCGCGATCCTCGTGACGGGGCGTTATCCGCGTGCCCTCTTCGACTTCAACGTCGGGGTGCTCAGGTGGTCCTGGCGCGTGGGCTTCTACGGGTACTCGGCGTTGGCGACCGACCGCTACCCGCCGTTCTCGCTGCGCGACGACGCCAGCTATCCCGCGCGTCTGGTGCTGCAACGACCCGAGCACCTCTCCCGCGGTCTCGTCCTGGTCAAGTGGTGGTTGCTCGCGATCCCGCACTACCTGGTGGTCGGACTCTTCGTCGGCGTCGGGAGCTACTCGACCAACAGTGACGTTCCGTGGACTCCCCAGGCCGGACTCATCTGGCTCCTGGCCCTGGTGGCTGCCGTGGTCCTGCTCTTCCGGCGTCGTTACCCCCCACGGATCTTCGACTTCGTCATGGGCCTGAACCGGTGGGTCTACCGGCTCGCTGCCTACGTCATGCTCATGACCGACCGTTACCCCCCGTTCGCCCTCGACCAGGGCGGTGCTGAGCCCGGGCCAGAGCACGTGGCCGACACGGGCACAGCGGCGGCAGGCACAGCGGCGGCAGGCACGGCGGTGGCAGGCACGGCGGCCGCCGGGCCGGAGGGCGTGACGGGAGAGTCGAACCCTCAGCCGTCCCCCAGCTCTCAGCCGGTCGAAGGGGAGCACGCCGGAGAGAGGACGAAGGACTGGACTGCCGGCAAGGTGGCCTCGGCGGTCATCGGCTCAGTCGCCGTCGTCACCAGCCTGGCCCTCTTCCTCGGCGGAACCGCCCTGGCGGCCGTCGACGTGGCCCTCGAGGACGACGACGGGTTCCTGATGAGCGACGACAAGGCGCTCACCAGCTCGGCCGCCGCGATCACCTCCGAGAACCTCGACCTGGGCGACGGGCCCGAGAGCTTCCTCCCGGAGACGATCCTGGGGGAGACGAAGCTCGAGGTGCGCTCGCTGACGGGCAACGAGGTCTTCGTCGGGGTGGGACCCACCGACGCCGTTCGGCGCTACCTGGCCGACGTCCCTCACGACACCTTCATCGACCTGCACGACGGGAGACCGGTCTACCGCCACCACCCCGGGACCTTCCTCCCCGCTCCGCCGCAGTCGCAGGACTTCTGGGACGCCGCAGTCAGCGGGTCGGGACCGCTCGACCTGACGTGGAAACCGTCCGGCGGTGACTGGACCTTCGTGGTCATGAACGCCGACACCAGGCCGGCGATCGCGGTGGACGCGTCGGTCGGGGCGAAGCTGCCGATCCTGGCAACGATCGGCGCTTCGCTCTACGCAGCGGCAGCGGTCTGCCTGCTCCTCGGAATCATCCTCATCGCGATACCCCTCGTGCTCCTCTCGCGGAGAAGGCGTACCTGA